Within Methanococcus voltae, the genomic segment AATATTCAATGTATGCGTGGTCAATCATTACAAGAGCGTCAGTAGCTTCAACGATTTTCTTAATGTCTTCTGTTGGGACTACATTACCGGTTGGGTTATTAGGCGTACATATGAAAATAACTTTTGTTTTATCGGTTATTTGACTTAAAACACTGTCAACGTCCAATTTAAAGTCGTTTTCCTCGTCATACTTAGCCCACTTTATATTTGCACCATGTATTTTTGCGGAAATTGCATATTGTGTAAATGTTGGTATTGGAATTATAACTTCGTCGCCTTCATCAATCAAAATTCGCATAATAAGGTCGATTACCTCATCTGCACCATCTCCCCCTACAATTAAGTTTTCTTTTGGCACGTCTGCAAAATTAGCTATCTCTTGTAATAAAAGCGGGTTTATTGATTCAGGGTACTGACTAAATTTTGGTAATTCTTCGAGTAACTTATCCTTAATCATTGGCGAGCAACCCCAAGGATTTTCGTTTGAACCTAATTTTATAATTGTTTCAGGGTCTAAATTATATTTTCTTGCGATTTCTTCTTTTGATTTTCCCGGAACGTATGCTTTAAATTCCTTCACTACATTTCTTATTTTATCATCAATCATAAAATCATCTCGGCTAATAAGTAAAAAATATTAATAAAATTTATATTAGTAAAATTATAAGAATTATGATTCATTTAATAACTTGTTTTAATTAAAATTTTAATTAAAGTACCTGTAATTCTTCTAAAGGTAATTTTTTAGCATCGTATAAAGCTTCTGCTCTATTTAAAATTAATTCATCAGCTTTATCGCCTTCTTTAACTACCACAAATACTTTTGTAGGTTTTTTGTTATCGATTATTTTTTGTATGTTTTCCTTTGTAATGCTACATTTCTTTTCAATACCCTTTAAGGCTTTTTCAGGCATTTTTGGATTAATGATGAGCATATCTTCAGGTTCTAAAACACCTTCTGTTGAAATAATGTTTAAATTAGTCTTTAAAG encodes:
- the hisC gene encoding histidinol-phosphate transaminase, which translates into the protein MIDDKIRNVVKEFKAYVPGKSKEEIARKYNLDPETIIKLGSNENPWGCSPMIKDKLLEELPKFSQYPESINPLLLQEIANFADVPKENLIVGGDGADEVIDLIMRILIDEGDEVIIPIPTFTQYAISAKIHGANIKWAKYDEENDFKLDVDSVLSQITDKTKVIFICTPNNPTGNVVPTEDIKKIVEATDALVMIDHAYIEYSRKEYDLTDWALKYDNVLVLRTFSKVLGLAGQRIGYGVSSTKVIDYMMRIRPAFSLTRATQISAIATLQDKEFIYKSLDDGIRSREMIYEGIKQFKELEVYPTEANYMLVKVKNGMNSSQFAEELLKKGVIVRDCYSFTGLEPYYVRISIGTFEENERFLNILKEVVE